From the Temnothorax longispinosus isolate EJ_2023e chromosome 6, Tlon_JGU_v1, whole genome shotgun sequence genome, one window contains:
- the Endob gene encoding endophilin-B1 isoform X5, with translation MDFNMKKLVKDAGAALSRVVQMTEETLGTSEKTELDAHLEHLAERGNATKTWTEKILRNMEAVLTPNPGNRIEDFFFEKIDKRRPNRLSNLEYVGGDMIEAGNDFGPGIAYGSALIKVGQCQQRLGQIERDFIGTAANCYIQPLRKFLDGEMKTVSKEMAILENKRLDLDACKNRVRKARSMLGQQSAERELRVAQSEFDRQAEIVKLLLEGVSSSQAGHLRCLHEFVEAQARHYAQCHAVMQDLQRELAGARQPSPMLRVNSEEVIELNPSPTLPQNSSVTAESADYVTATFDTDMSKV, from the exons ATGGACTTCAACATGAAGAAGCTGGTGAAGGATGCGGGAGCCGCCCTCAGCAGGGTCGTGCAG ATGACGGAGGAGACGCTGGGTACTTCGGAAAAGACCGAGTTAGACGCGCATTTGGAACACCTGGCAGAGAGAGGAAACGCCACCAAAACGTGGACGGAGAAGATACTGCGGAACATGGAAGCGGTGCTTACTCCGAATCCTG GTAACAGGATTgaagatttcttttttgaaaagATCGATAAGAGGAGACCTAACAGGTTGAGCAATTTGGAGTATGTAGGCGGCGATATGATAGAAGCTGGGAATGATTTCGGCCCTGGGATAGCTTACG GTAGCGCATTAATAAAAGTCGGCCAGTGCCAGCAGAGATTGGGGCAGATCGAAAGGGATTTCATAGGGACTGCCGCTAATTGTTACATACAGCCTCTGAGGAAGTTCTTGGACGGAGAAATGAAGACTGTCAGCAAGGAAATGGCgatattggaaaataaaag ATTGGATCTGGATGCGTGTAAAAATAGAGTAAGGAAAGCGAGGAGCATGCTGGGCCAACAGAGT GCAGAGAGGGAGCTGAGGGTAGCGCAATCGGAGTTCGATCGACAAGCGGAGATCGTGAAACTGCTGCTGGAGGGTGTCTCGAGCTCGCAGGCCGGACACTTGCGATGCCTGCACGAATTCGTGGAGGCGCAAGCACGTCATTACGCGCAGTGCCATGCCGTCATGCAGGATCTGCAGCGCGAACTTGCCGG GGCACGTCAACCGAGCCCTATGCTGAGAGTCAACAGCGAGGAAGTGATCGAGCTAAATCCCTCGCCCACTCTCCCCCAAAACTCGTCCGTAACCGCCGAATCTGCCGATTACGTTACCGCCACATTCGACACTGATATGAGTAAAGTTTAG
- the LOC139815153 gene encoding segmentation protein even-skipped has translation MRNHYDEDPDENSEEENIVVDQMNTSRSSRADIDSQPSTSRGITHRQQPQQSQQQQQQPQQSQQSQQSQQPQQPQQQQQQLPIPPMDPNVRRYRTAFTRDQLNRLEREFARENYVSRPRRCELAAQLNLPESTIKVWFQNRRMKDKRQRMSLAWPFHVAYADPNIAAIFAPFCQPVSAANLPNIANLPANLPANLPANISATAHLAPSPTSFSAATAHYYARLQAYHQQTGPVASLHRPHPRTNPYPPLLYPHQPMSSLHMLNMPVSGSSTFSTMSNLPTPPYNSLPPCRQPLLEELAISPVNSDSSGECDYATTRLQSPTYPYHSHHRVNVPVTVTSPLMPQANRPTISSSEQPQPLRVNGMSVPMTVIPFENNTSTSYNPVAIPSTSGTSSSPPSSSLNKLEQEQQQSQQSQASQAPQPKLFQPYKNDTEDKRDRNGTI, from the exons ATTCGCAGCCGTCGACCTCGCGTGGCATTACGCACCGGCAACAACCTCAACAATCtcagcaacaacagcaacagccTCAACAGTCTCAACAATCTCAACAGTCTCAACAGCCACAACAGCcacaacagcagcaacagcaactgCCAATTCCTCCCATGGATCCTAACGTCAGGAGATACAGAACCGCTTTTACGAGAGATCAACTGAATCGGTTAGAGAGAGAATTTGCCCGTGAAAATTATGTCTCTCGACCGAGAAGATGCGAGTTGGCTGCGCAACTTAATTTGCCGGAGTCTACAATTAAG GTGTGGTTTCAAAACCGACGCATGAAGGACAAGAGGCAGCGGATGTCCCTGGCCTGGCCCTTTCACGTAGCGTATGCGGACCCAAACATAGCGGCGATATTCGCTCCGTTCTGTCAGCCCGTCTCCGCGGCGAATCTACCGAATATAGCGAATCTACCGGCAAATCTACCGGCGAATCTACCGGCGAATATATCGGCGACGGCACACTTGGCCCCCTCGCCGACGTCATTCTCGGCCGCCACCGCGCACTATTACGCCCGGTTGCAGGCGTATCACCAGCAGACTGGCCCGGTCGCCTCGCTCCATCGGCCGCACCCACGCACGAACCCGTATCCGCCCCTGCTGTATCCGCATCAGCCGATGTCGTCCCTGCACATGCTGAATATGCCCGTCTCCGGGTCCTCCACCTTCTCCACGATGAGCAATCTCCCGACGCCTCCTTATAACTCTTTGCCGCCATGCCGGCAGCCATTGCTGGAGGAACTTGCAATCAGCCCGGTCAACTCTGACTCCTCCGGCGAGTGCGATTACGCCACGACGCGTCTACAGTCGCCTACGTATCCGTACCACTCGCATCACCGCGTGAACGTGCCCGTGACCGTGACGTCGCCCCTGATGCCGCAGGCAAACAGACCCACGATCAGCAGCAGCGAGCAGCCGCAGCCGCTGAGAGTGAATGGTATGAGTGTACCGATGACGGTAATTCCCTTCGAGAACAATACGAGCACCTCGTACAATCCCGTGGCAATTCCCTCGACGTCGGGGACGTCCTCGTCGCCGCCCTCGTCGTCACTGAACAAGCTTGAGCAGGAGCAGCAACAGTCGCAGCAATCGCAAGCATCGCAGGCACCGCAGCCCAAGTTGTTTCAGCCGTACAAGAACGACACGGAAGACAAAAGGGATCGAAACGgtacgatataa
- the Endob gene encoding endophilin-B1 isoform X1, with protein MDFNMKKLVKDAGAALSRVVQMTEETLGTSEKTELDAHLEHLAERGNATKTWTEKILRNMEAVLTPNPGNRIEDFFFEKIDKRRPNRLSNLEYVGGDMIEAGNDFGPGIAYGSALIKVGQCQQRLGQIERDFIGTAANCYIQPLRKFLDGEMKTVSKEMAILENKRLDLDACKNRVRKARSMLGQQSESGISPEVLLDQAERELRVAQSEFDRQAEIVKLLLEGVSSSQAGHLRCLHEFVEAQARHYAQCHAVMQDLQRELAGLSGGPYYTTPPATTNALAENGQDRARVLCNYDARDPSELSVMQDEVIGFYEIPDDDDYYMGVRGNQRGKVPKVYLETLIIHR; from the exons ATGGACTTCAACATGAAGAAGCTGGTGAAGGATGCGGGAGCCGCCCTCAGCAGGGTCGTGCAG ATGACGGAGGAGACGCTGGGTACTTCGGAAAAGACCGAGTTAGACGCGCATTTGGAACACCTGGCAGAGAGAGGAAACGCCACCAAAACGTGGACGGAGAAGATACTGCGGAACATGGAAGCGGTGCTTACTCCGAATCCTG GTAACAGGATTgaagatttcttttttgaaaagATCGATAAGAGGAGACCTAACAGGTTGAGCAATTTGGAGTATGTAGGCGGCGATATGATAGAAGCTGGGAATGATTTCGGCCCTGGGATAGCTTACG GTAGCGCATTAATAAAAGTCGGCCAGTGCCAGCAGAGATTGGGGCAGATCGAAAGGGATTTCATAGGGACTGCCGCTAATTGTTACATACAGCCTCTGAGGAAGTTCTTGGACGGAGAAATGAAGACTGTCAGCAAGGAAATGGCgatattggaaaataaaag ATTGGATCTGGATGCGTGTAAAAATAGAGTAAGGAAAGCGAGGAGCATGCTGGGCCAACAGAGT GAGTCTGGCATATCACCCGAAGTGTTGCTGGATCAG GCAGAGAGGGAGCTGAGGGTAGCGCAATCGGAGTTCGATCGACAAGCGGAGATCGTGAAACTGCTGCTGGAGGGTGTCTCGAGCTCGCAGGCCGGACACTTGCGATGCCTGCACGAATTCGTGGAGGCGCAAGCACGTCATTACGCGCAGTGCCATGCCGTCATGCAGGATCTGCAGCGCGAACTTGCCGG ACTATCTGGGGGTCCCTATTACACCACCCCACCAGCCACCACCAACGCACTAGCCGAGAACGGTCAGGACAGAGCGAGAGTGTTGTGCAATTACGACGCAAGGGATCCTAGCGAGCTAAGCGTCATGCAGGACGAG GTAATCGGTTTTTATGAAAttcccgacgacgacgattaCTACATGGGAGTCAGAGGCAATCAACGAGGAAAGGTGCCCAAAGTATACCTGGAGACGCTTATTATACATCGTTAA
- the Endob gene encoding endophilin-B1 isoform X3, with translation MDFNMKKLVKDAGAALSRVVQMTEETLGTSEKTELDAHLEHLAERGNATKTWTEKILRNMEAVLTPNPGNRIEDFFFEKIDKRRPNRLSNLEYVGGDMIEAGNDFGPGIAYGSALIKVGQCQQRLGQIERDFIGTAANCYIQPLRKFLDGEMKTVSKEMAILENKRLDLDACKNRVRKARSMLGQQSESGISPEVLLDQAERELRVAQSEFDRQAEIVKLLLEGVSSSQAGHLRCLHEFVEAQARHYAQCHAVMQDLQRELAGLSGGPYYTTPPATTNALAENGQDRARVLCNYDARDPSELSVMQDEVTKFVI, from the exons ATGGACTTCAACATGAAGAAGCTGGTGAAGGATGCGGGAGCCGCCCTCAGCAGGGTCGTGCAG ATGACGGAGGAGACGCTGGGTACTTCGGAAAAGACCGAGTTAGACGCGCATTTGGAACACCTGGCAGAGAGAGGAAACGCCACCAAAACGTGGACGGAGAAGATACTGCGGAACATGGAAGCGGTGCTTACTCCGAATCCTG GTAACAGGATTgaagatttcttttttgaaaagATCGATAAGAGGAGACCTAACAGGTTGAGCAATTTGGAGTATGTAGGCGGCGATATGATAGAAGCTGGGAATGATTTCGGCCCTGGGATAGCTTACG GTAGCGCATTAATAAAAGTCGGCCAGTGCCAGCAGAGATTGGGGCAGATCGAAAGGGATTTCATAGGGACTGCCGCTAATTGTTACATACAGCCTCTGAGGAAGTTCTTGGACGGAGAAATGAAGACTGTCAGCAAGGAAATGGCgatattggaaaataaaag ATTGGATCTGGATGCGTGTAAAAATAGAGTAAGGAAAGCGAGGAGCATGCTGGGCCAACAGAGT GAGTCTGGCATATCACCCGAAGTGTTGCTGGATCAG GCAGAGAGGGAGCTGAGGGTAGCGCAATCGGAGTTCGATCGACAAGCGGAGATCGTGAAACTGCTGCTGGAGGGTGTCTCGAGCTCGCAGGCCGGACACTTGCGATGCCTGCACGAATTCGTGGAGGCGCAAGCACGTCATTACGCGCAGTGCCATGCCGTCATGCAGGATCTGCAGCGCGAACTTGCCGG ACTATCTGGGGGTCCCTATTACACCACCCCACCAGCCACCACCAACGCACTAGCCGAGAACGGTCAGGACAGAGCGAGAGTGTTGTGCAATTACGACGCAAGGGATCCTAGCGAGCTAAGCGTCATGCAGGACGAGGTAACGAAGTTTGTGATTTAG
- the Rps18 gene encoding small ribosomal subunit protein uS13 — protein MSLVIPEKFQHILRVMGTNIDGNRKVMFAMTAIKGVGRRYANIVLKKADIDLDKRAGECSEEEVEKIVTIMANPRQYKIPDWFLNRQKDIVDGKYSQLTSANLDSKLREDLERMKKIRAHRGLRHYWGLRVRGQHTKTTGRRGRTVGVSKKK, from the exons ATG TCGCTCGTAATTCCTGAGAAGTTCCAGCACATTCTTCGTGTCATGGGCACGAACATCGACGGTAACAGGAAGGTCATGTTCGCCATGACCGCGATCAAGGGTGTCGGTCGTCGTTACGCCAACATCGTCTTGAAGAAGGCAGACATCGATCTCGACAAGCGAGCCGGAGAGTGCTCGGAGGAGGAG gTCGAGAAAATCGTCACTATCATGGCCAACCCCAGGCAGTACAAAATTCCCGATTGGTTCCTCAACAGACAGAAAGACATCGTCGATGGAAAGTACTCGCAG CTTACGAGTGCCAACTTGGACTCTAAGCTGCGTGAGGACTTGGAGCGGATGAAGAAGATCCGCGCTCACAGAGGTCTGCGTCACTACTGGGGTCTCCGTGTACGTGGTCAGCACACCAAGACTACCGGTCGTCGCGGACGCACGGTCGGTGTGTCGAAAaagaagtaa
- the LOC139815473 gene encoding dolichyldiphosphatase 1, producing the protein MASPDEPLDGIASRFVRAADETEWIPLSLTLVEYPQGDVFGQLLAVISLIPFAIVAGLITLILFRRDLHTIVFFIGVAVNECINYILKHTIRQARPIKRDGLYAEYGMPSTHAQFMWFFAAYATLFIYFRLNYNCTIAERFWRTIVAIGCIVTAMLVTYSRVYLLYHSNTQVFCGALIGIALGTAWFVIMHTVLTPLFPIVVSWRISEFLLLRDTTLIPNVLWFEYTNIRTEARARARKLSAIGRSH; encoded by the exons ATGGCATCGCCCGACGAGCCGTTGGACGGGATCGCGTCGCGTTTCGTACGCGCCGCTGACGAGACCGAGTGGATCCCGTTGTCTCTGACACTGGTGGAGTATCCGCAAG gaGATGTCTTCGGGCAGCTTTTGGCTGTAATAAGTCTAATACCCTTTGCCATCGTAGCGGGTCTTATCACATTAATACTTTTTAGGAGAGATTTACATACT ATCGTATTTTTTATCGGAGTCGCTGTCAATgagtgtataaattatatattgaaacaCACGATTCGCCAGGCGAGGCCGATAAAGAGAGATGGCCTGTACGCCGAGTATGGCATGCCGTCTACACATGCACAATTTATGTGGTTCTTCGCTGCATACGCaacactttttatatattttag attaaattacaattgtaCGATAGCTGAGAGATTTTGGCGGACAATAGTAGCGATAGGATGCATCGTCACAGCCATGTTGGTGACTTACAGCAGAGTGTATCTGCTGTACCACTCCAATACTCAAGTATTCTGCGGTGCGTTAATTGGGATTGCGCTGGGAACAGCGTGGTTCGTAATAATGCACACGGTCCTGACGCCGCTCTTTCCCATAGTAGTCTCGTG GCGAATATCGGAATTCTTGTTGCTACGCGACACGACGCTGATCCCCAACGTTCTATGGTTCGAGTACACGAATATTCGTACGGAGGCCCGGGCGCGAGCGCGAAAGCTATCGGCGATCGGCAGGTCGCATTGA
- the Endob gene encoding endophilin-B1 isoform X4 — translation MDFNMKKLVKDAGAALSRVVQMTEETLGTSEKTELDAHLEHLAERGNATKTWTEKILRNMEAVLTPNPGNRIEDFFFEKIDKRRPNRLSNLEYVGGDMIEAGNDFGPGIAYGSALIKVGQCQQRLGQIERDFIGTAANCYIQPLRKFLDGEMKTVSKEMAILENKRLDLDACKNRVRKARSMLGQQSESGISPEVLLDQAERELRVAQSEFDRQAEIVKLLLEGVSSSQAGHLRCLHEFVEAQARHYAQCHAVMQDLQRELAGARQPSPMLRVNSEEVIELNPSPTLPQNSSVTAESADYVTATFDTDMSKV, via the exons ATGGACTTCAACATGAAGAAGCTGGTGAAGGATGCGGGAGCCGCCCTCAGCAGGGTCGTGCAG ATGACGGAGGAGACGCTGGGTACTTCGGAAAAGACCGAGTTAGACGCGCATTTGGAACACCTGGCAGAGAGAGGAAACGCCACCAAAACGTGGACGGAGAAGATACTGCGGAACATGGAAGCGGTGCTTACTCCGAATCCTG GTAACAGGATTgaagatttcttttttgaaaagATCGATAAGAGGAGACCTAACAGGTTGAGCAATTTGGAGTATGTAGGCGGCGATATGATAGAAGCTGGGAATGATTTCGGCCCTGGGATAGCTTACG GTAGCGCATTAATAAAAGTCGGCCAGTGCCAGCAGAGATTGGGGCAGATCGAAAGGGATTTCATAGGGACTGCCGCTAATTGTTACATACAGCCTCTGAGGAAGTTCTTGGACGGAGAAATGAAGACTGTCAGCAAGGAAATGGCgatattggaaaataaaag ATTGGATCTGGATGCGTGTAAAAATAGAGTAAGGAAAGCGAGGAGCATGCTGGGCCAACAGAGT GAGTCTGGCATATCACCCGAAGTGTTGCTGGATCAG GCAGAGAGGGAGCTGAGGGTAGCGCAATCGGAGTTCGATCGACAAGCGGAGATCGTGAAACTGCTGCTGGAGGGTGTCTCGAGCTCGCAGGCCGGACACTTGCGATGCCTGCACGAATTCGTGGAGGCGCAAGCACGTCATTACGCGCAGTGCCATGCCGTCATGCAGGATCTGCAGCGCGAACTTGCCGG GGCACGTCAACCGAGCCCTATGCTGAGAGTCAACAGCGAGGAAGTGATCGAGCTAAATCCCTCGCCCACTCTCCCCCAAAACTCGTCCGTAACCGCCGAATCTGCCGATTACGTTACCGCCACATTCGACACTGATATGAGTAAAGTTTAG
- the Endob gene encoding endophilin-B1 isoform X2, with product MDFNMKKLVKDAGAALSRVVQMTEETLGTSEKTELDAHLEHLAERGNATKTWTEKILRNMEAVLTPNPGNRIEDFFFEKIDKRRPNRLSNLEYVGGDMIEAGNDFGPGIAYGSALIKVGQCQQRLGQIERDFIGTAANCYIQPLRKFLDGEMKTVSKEMAILENKRLDLDACKNRVRKARSMLGQQSAERELRVAQSEFDRQAEIVKLLLEGVSSSQAGHLRCLHEFVEAQARHYAQCHAVMQDLQRELAGLSGGPYYTTPPATTNALAENGQDRARVLCNYDARDPSELSVMQDEVIGFYEIPDDDDYYMGVRGNQRGKVPKVYLETLIIHR from the exons ATGGACTTCAACATGAAGAAGCTGGTGAAGGATGCGGGAGCCGCCCTCAGCAGGGTCGTGCAG ATGACGGAGGAGACGCTGGGTACTTCGGAAAAGACCGAGTTAGACGCGCATTTGGAACACCTGGCAGAGAGAGGAAACGCCACCAAAACGTGGACGGAGAAGATACTGCGGAACATGGAAGCGGTGCTTACTCCGAATCCTG GTAACAGGATTgaagatttcttttttgaaaagATCGATAAGAGGAGACCTAACAGGTTGAGCAATTTGGAGTATGTAGGCGGCGATATGATAGAAGCTGGGAATGATTTCGGCCCTGGGATAGCTTACG GTAGCGCATTAATAAAAGTCGGCCAGTGCCAGCAGAGATTGGGGCAGATCGAAAGGGATTTCATAGGGACTGCCGCTAATTGTTACATACAGCCTCTGAGGAAGTTCTTGGACGGAGAAATGAAGACTGTCAGCAAGGAAATGGCgatattggaaaataaaag ATTGGATCTGGATGCGTGTAAAAATAGAGTAAGGAAAGCGAGGAGCATGCTGGGCCAACAGAGT GCAGAGAGGGAGCTGAGGGTAGCGCAATCGGAGTTCGATCGACAAGCGGAGATCGTGAAACTGCTGCTGGAGGGTGTCTCGAGCTCGCAGGCCGGACACTTGCGATGCCTGCACGAATTCGTGGAGGCGCAAGCACGTCATTACGCGCAGTGCCATGCCGTCATGCAGGATCTGCAGCGCGAACTTGCCGG ACTATCTGGGGGTCCCTATTACACCACCCCACCAGCCACCACCAACGCACTAGCCGAGAACGGTCAGGACAGAGCGAGAGTGTTGTGCAATTACGACGCAAGGGATCCTAGCGAGCTAAGCGTCATGCAGGACGAG GTAATCGGTTTTTATGAAAttcccgacgacgacgattaCTACATGGGAGTCAGAGGCAATCAACGAGGAAAGGTGCCCAAAGTATACCTGGAGACGCTTATTATACATCGTTAA